In the Nicotiana tabacum cultivar K326 chromosome 16, ASM71507v2, whole genome shotgun sequence genome, one interval contains:
- the LOC107827839 gene encoding calcium-dependent protein kinase 1-like, with protein sequence MGNTCVGPSISKNGLFQSVSAAMWRTRAPDDSGSTTNGDSARGETTESGKDPDLVVQNKPPEQITMPKSEQKEEEPAKKEEGPVKPKKPVEMKRVGSAGLRTDSVLQKKTGNLKEFFSIGKKLGQGQFGTTFKCVEKATGKEYACKSIAKRKLLTDDDVEDVRREVQIMHHLAGHPNVISIKGAYEDAVAVHVVMEYCAGGELFDRIIQRGHYTERKAAELTRTIVGVLETCHSLGVMHRDLKPENFLFVNQKEDSLLKTIDFGLSIFFKPGDRFNDVVGSPYYVAPEVLKKRYGPEADVWSAGVIVYILLSGVPPFWAENEQGIFEEVLHGDLDFSSDPWPSISEDAKDLVRRMLVRDPKKRLTAHEVLCHRWVQVDGVAPDKPLDSAVLSRMKQFSAMNKLKKMALRVIAESLSEEEIAGLKEMFRMIDTDNSGQITFEELKVGLKRVGANLKESEIYDLMQAADVDNSGTIDYGEFIAATLHFNKIEREDHLFAAFSYFDKDGSGYITADELQQACEEFGIGDVHLEDMIRDADQDNDGRIDYNEFVAMMQKGNPVIGGGKKGLEHSFSTGFREALRL encoded by the exons ATGGGGAACACTTGTGTTGGACCAAGTATTTCTAAAAATGGTCTTTTTCAGTCAGTTTCAGCTGCAATGTGGCGAACTCGGGCGCCAGATGATTCTGGTTCCACCACTAATGGTGATAGTGCCAGAGGTGAAACAACAGAATCCGGAAAAGACCCTGATTTGGTTGTCCAAAATAAGCCACCAGAACAGATAACAATGCCTAAGTCTGAGCAAAAGGAAGAGGAGCCGGCGAAAAAGGAAGAGGGACCGGTAAAGCCTAAGAAGCCGGTAGAGATGAAGAGGGTAGGTAGTGCAGGCCTTAGGACTGATTCTGTATTACAGAAGAAAACTGGCAACTTAAAGGAGTTTTTCAGTATAGGAAAGAAATTAGGACAAGGACAATTCGGAACTACGTTTAAATGTGTCGAAAAGGCAACAGGGAAGGAGTACGCTTGCAAATCGATTGCTAAGAGGAAGTTGTTGACAGATGATGATGTGGAAGATGTTAGAAGGGAAGTTCAGATAATGCACCACTTGGCGGGGCATCCAAATGTTATATCGATAAAAGGGGCTTATGAGGATGCTGTAGCTGTTCATGTCGTTATGGAATATTGTGCTGGAGGTGAGCTTTTCGATAGGATTATTCAGCGGGGGCACTATACTGAAAGAAAAGCGGCTGAGCTCACCAGGACTATTGTTGGAGTTCTAGAAACTTGTCATTCTCTGGGCGTCATGCATCGTGATCTTAAGCCtgaaaattttctttttgttAATCAGAAGGAGGATTCACTACTCAAAACAATTGACTTTGGATTGTCAATTTTCTTCAAACCAG GTGACAGATTTAATGATGTTGTTGGTAGTCCTTACTATGTTGCACCAGAAGTTCTCAAAAAACGCTATGGTCCCGAAGCTGATGTTTGGAGTGCTGGTGTGATTGTGTACATTTTATTAAGTGGAGTACCTCCTTTCTGGGCTG AAAATGAGCAAGGAATATTCGAAGAAGTCCTACATGGTGATCTCGACTTCTCATCAGATCCATGGCCTAGTATTTCAGAAGATGCAAAAGACTTAGTCAGGAGAATGCTTGTTCGAGATCCCAAAAAACGTTTAACTGCTCATGAAGTCTTGT GCCATCGTTGGGTTCAAGTTGATGGTGTGGCACCAGATAAGCCTCTGGATTCTGCAGTTCTGAGTCGAATGAAACAATTTTCTGCAATGAACAAGCTCAAGAAAATGGCTTTGAGA GTCATCGCCGAAAGCCTATCTGAAGAAGAAATTGCTGGTCTGAAAGAAATGTTCAGGATGATAGATACAGACAATAGTGGTCAAATAACCTTTGAGGAGCTCAAAGTTGGATTAAAAAGAGTTGGCGCTAATCTCAAGGAGTCCGAGATCTATGATCTTATGCAGGCA GCAGATGTTGATAACAGCGGCACAATTGATTATGGGGAATTTATAGCTGCAACATTACATTTTAACAAAATTGAAAGAGAAGATCATCTATTTGCTGCTTTCTCTTACTTTGATAAAGATGGCAGTGGCTACATTACCGCAGACGAGCTTCAACAAGCTTGTGAGGAATTTGGTATTGGGGATGTCCATCTAGAAGATATGATAAGAGACGCTGATCAGGACAAT GATGGACGAATTGATTACAATGAGTTCGTTGCTATGATGCAAAAGGGAAACCCGGTGATTGGTGGGGGCAAGAAAGGTCTAGAACACAGTTTCAGCACCGGATTTAGAGAGGCTCTAAGACTTTAG